A stretch of Zymoseptoria tritici IPO323 chromosome 1, whole genome shotgun sequence DNA encodes these proteins:
- a CDS encoding Phosphopantetheine attachment site-containing protein (Phosphopantetheine attachment site containing protein) has translation MSKSRNFAILLYFTTVVAALTYNVSSSSPATASGPLSVAPVGISFEFFTFPEYFTSVNATDQCLQNLKDVGGGASTRIRIGGTTQDRATYDHALSADVEYAVASPKDAPASLTYGPSFFARAGTYGGQVTVGLNRELNKLNNTIAAARVAQEKMSNLEAIELGNEPEYYSSTSPIAEGQAWTTQRDYASQISWQISLGQNLSTPNIIQAGVYLEAREFNNKDLASIETTAALEYVKTFDSHHYPQSGPSSNLTSLMNHAEIVSRAAAFKGEVAAAKSKGKIHVFGETNSATQGGGGISPTFGAGLWIVDYVLQAMILGSESLFFHQGTIGNCQYCWWGRFSMGAPYYGAYFATQALANVAYIAQMDDGSSQYAAYALYDSNKALTKVLLYNSDYYTSGTRSAQYFTLTGLNGSSTTAVRLTASFATSRQDQGQIPTVGGQSFEDGTCVIQGTPVKEKTVVADGQATFKVAATEALLIYVS, from the exons ATGTCGAAATCCAGGAACTTCGCAATCCTGCTATACTTTACTACTGTGGTCGCAGCCCTTACATACAATGTTTCATCTTCGTCGCCAGCAACTGCCAGCGGACCTTTGAGCGTGGCACCTGTGGGTATCTC TTTCGAGTTCTTCACGTTCCCGGAGTACTTCACCTCCGTGAATGCCACGGACCAATGTCTGCAGAACCTGAAAGACGTCGGCGGTGGTGCGTCCACCCGTATACGCATTGGGGGGACCACACA GGACCGTGCCACGTACGATCATGCTTTGTCTGCCGACGTCGAATATGCAGTCGCATCACCCAAGGACGCCCCGGCGTCTCTGACTTACGGGCCTTCTTTCTTCGCCCGGGCTGGAACTTATGGCGGCCAAGTGACCGTTG GGCTCAATCGTGAACTCAACAAACTTAACAACACCATCGCGGCGGCTCGGGTAGCGCAGGAGAAGATGAGCAATCTCGAAGCGATTGAGCTTGGCAATGAACCAGAAT ATTACAGCTCTACCAGTCCGATTGCCGAGGGTCAAGCCTGGACGACGCAACGAGACTACGCGTCGCAAATATCATGGCAGATATCACTTGGCCAGAACCTTTCAACGCCAAACATTATTCAGGCTGGAGTGTACTTGGAAGCCAGGGAGTTCAACAACAAAGACCTCGCCTCTATTGAGACCACCGCTGCTCTGGAATATGTGAAGACGTTCGACTCTCACCATTATCCTCAATCAGGCCCATCATCAAACCTTACATCGCTCATGAATCATGCTGAGATCGTTTCTCGAGCTGCTGCGTTCAAGGGGGAAGTAGCAGCAGCGAAGAGCAAGGGGAAGATTCATGTGTTCGGGGAGACAAACTCTG CAActcaaggtggaggaggtatTAGTCCGACCTTTGGAGCTGGCCTTTGGATCGTTGACTACGTTCTGCAAGCCATGATTCTGGGATCCGAG tccctcttcttccaccagGGTACTATCGGCAATT GTCAATACTGCTGGTGGGGACGGTTCAGCATGGGTGCGCCCTACTACGGTGCATACTTCGCCACCCAAGCCCTTGCCAATGTCGCATACATCGCTCAAATGGACGACGGCTCTTCTCAATATGCAGCATACGCTCTGTATGACAGCAACAAAGCCTTGACCAAGGTCTTGCTATACAACTCGGACTACTACACCTCTGGAACCAGATCCGCTCAGTATTTTACGTTGACAGGCTTGAACGGCTCGTCCACCACCGCGGTCAGGCTCACGGCGAGCTTCGCGACTTCGAGACAGGATCAAGGTCAGATTCCGACCGTCGGTGGTCAGAGTTTCGAGGACGGCACTTGTGTCATTCAAGGAACTCCGGTCAAGGAGAAGACAGTTGTGGCAGATGGTCAGGCAACCTTTAAGGTCGCGGCAACAGAAGCGCTGTTGATATACGTGTCGTGA
- a CDS encoding MFS transporter (Major facilitator superfamily protein with nine transmembrane regions.), whose product MRNYMEAGWFYSGHQIRRYFSTRLTSLRPPRAALKNPWEIVRELDGHQWAMFGVSFAAWTWDAFDFFTVGLCVTEIAEDFGELPSAITWGITITLMLRSVGALISGSIGDRYGRKWIMIANLSLFIILELCSGFCNTLPQLLGVRALYGICMGGLLGPAVATALEDLPYDARGILGALFHQGYAFGYILAALFYRAFVPTYGWRSLFWFGAGPPVLIIAWRLYLPETNSFQVLKAAREDEYEKGVRNGSRFSGLRAFLDEANKTFRDNWVLFVFMVMLMTAFNCLTHGGDLYPTFLKIQAEAGPTQVTIVTFIGQVGSILGSTTAGWFSTFAGRRLTMMVCCVMGGALVAPYVLLRGDRLIAVTISALSQPYRFVQLLTSPVWGPVPVYLVELSPYALRTFFYGVTYQLGNLASAASATIEAKIGERFPLPPSPDGKKRFDYGKVIGIYMGISFVVIMILVFLGPEMTQKERDEEASVVLKLEEVRVNGRSLTEMGRRGKTTAGDTASSSGSEEGMAEKRVRVGKSEAAAARIEDV is encoded by the exons ATGAGGAACTACATGGAAGCTGGATGGTTCTACTCTGGCCACCAGATTCGACGCTACTTTTCGACCCGCTTGACATCATTGAGACCTCCCCGCGCGGCTTTGAAGAATCCGTGGGAGATAGTCCGGGAACTGGATGGTCACCAATGGGCCATGTTTGGCGTCAGCTTTGCTGCTTGGACATGGGacgccttcgacttcttcacGGTGGGCCTCTGTGTCACTGAGATCGCTGAAGATTTCGGAGAACTTCCTTCTGCTATTACGTGGG GAATTACTATCACGCTCATGCTACGTTCGGTGGGAGCGCTGATCTCCGGCAGCATCGGAGATCGATATGGCCGGAAGTGGATCATGATAGCCAATCTCAGTCTGTTCATCATCCTGGAACTCTGCTCCGGGTTCTGCAATACTCTGCCTCAGCTTCTCGGTGTCCGAGCCCTATACGGAATCTGTATGGGTGGTCTTCTTGGTCCCGCCGTGGCCACTGCTCTCGAGGACCTGCCTTACGATGCGCGCGGAATTCTTGGCGCCCTTTTCCATCAGGGCTACGCTTTTGGGTACATCTTAGCGGCGTTGTTCTATCGCGCGTTCGTGCCGACCTATGGTTGGAGATCGCTCTTCTGGTTCGGCGCAGGTCCTCCCGTCCTTATTATCGCATGGCGCCTCTATCTTCCCGAGACCAACAGCTTCCAAGTCCTCAAAGCCGCCCGCGAAGATGAGTACGAAAAGGGTGTCCGGAACGGATCCAGATTCAGCGGCCTCCGTGCCTTTCTCGATGAAGCTAATAAGACCTTCCGCGATAACTGGGTGCTTTTTGTGTTCATGGTTATGCTAATGACAGCATTCAATTGTCTAACACATGGCGGAGATCTGTATCCGACTTTTCTCAAGATCCAAGCCGAAGCTGGTCCCACCCAAGTCACAATCGTGACCTTTATCGGACAAgtaggctcgatcttgggATCAACGACCGCCGGCTGGTTTTCGACCTTCGCTGGTCGACGTCTGACTATGATGGTGTGTTGTGTGATGGGAGGCGCGCTTGTGGCGCCGTACGTACTCCTCAGAGGCGACAGACTGATTGCAGTCACT ATCTCGGCTTTGAGCCAACCCTATCGTTTTGTGCAATTGCTGACTTCACCAGTCTGGGGCCCCGTTCCAGTCTACTTGGTCGAATTATCCCCATACGCATTAAGAACATTCTTCTATGGCGTTACGTACCAGCTAGGTAACCTTGCCAGTGCTGCGAGTGCTACGATCGAAGCAAAGATTGGCGAAAGGTTCCCTTTACCGCCATCACCAGATGGCAAGAAGAGATTTGATTACGGGAAAGTAATTG GTATCTACATGGGAATATCATTTGTAGTCATTATGATACTTGTCTTCCTTGGTCCAGAGATGACGCAGAAAGAACGGGATGAAGAGGCATCTGTCGTTCTTAAACTGGAAGAAGTGCGGGTTAACGGTCGCAGCCTTACGGAGATGGGCCGAAGAGGGAAGACGACAGCAGGAGACACGGCGTCATCGAGTGGCAGTGAAGAAGGTATGGCTGAGAAGCGAGTCAGAGTCGGGAAGAGCGAGGCCGCGGCCGCTCGCATTGAAGATGTCTAA
- the MGSUL6 gene encoding MGSUL6 APS kinase (APS Kinase, converts Adenylphosphosulphate to phosphoadenyl phosphosulphate. Part of the sulphate reduction pathway.): protein MATNITWHEGLSRKERTDLRKQKGATVWFTGLSASGKSTIAIALEQHLLQKGLQTYRLDGDNVRFGLNKDLGFSPKDREENIRRIAEVAKLFADSTTIALTSFISPYKADRELARQLHAETKTNESPLPFIEVFIDIPVEEAEKRDPKGLYKKARAGEIKEFTGISAPYEAPEKPEVHIHSEKTSVEEAVVIITKYLEEQEACYQFPKYALIPPSNNTHSARPAKE, encoded by the exons ATGGCAAC CAACATTACCTGGCACGAGGGCTTGAGCCGTAAAGAGCGCACTGATCTGCGCAAGCAAAAGGGCGCGACCGTCTGGTTTACTGGTCTTTCTGCTTCCGGCAAGTCGACGATTGCAATCGCTCTCGAgcaacatctcctccaaaAGGGCCTCCAAACTTACCGACTGGACGGCGACAATGTTCGATTTGGTCTGAACAAGGACCTGGGCTTTTCGCCCAAGGACCGCGAGGAGAACATTCGCCGAATCGCGGAG GTCGCCAAACTCTTCGCCGactccaccaccatcgcCCTCACATCCTTCATTTCGCCCTACAAGGCTGATCGCGAGCTTGCCCGTCAACTCCACGCCGAGACTAAGACCAACGAGTCGCCGCTACCATTCATCGAAGTCTTCATCGATATTCCGgttgaggaggcggagaagcgtGATCCCAAAGGACTGTACAAAAAGGCAAGAGCTGGCGAGATCAAAGAGTTCACAGGAATCAGCGCTCCGTACGAGGCACCGGAAAAGCCAGAGGTTCATATTCACTCGGAGAAGACGAGCGTTGAGGAAGCCGTTGTGATCATCACGAAATACTTGGAGGAGCAAG AGGCGTGCTAT CAATTCCCGAAATATGCCTTGATTCCTCCTTCCAACAACACGCATTCAGCTCGTCCTGCCAAAGAATGA